A DNA window from Methanobacterium sp. contains the following coding sequences:
- a CDS encoding minichromosome maintenance protein MCM: protein MDTITEKSKTSVAKFEEFFSTPECKEIVSEALAKYPDERSVVVNYLQLEMFDPDLADLLIEKPEEVIQAAQKAIKNIDTARKNADLQVRFENLSNVIPLRDLKSKYIGKFVAVDGIIRKANEIRPRIVNAMFECRSCMRLHEVPQKSNMISEPALCQECGGRSFRLMQDESEFIDTQTTKLQEPLENLSGGEQPRQINVVLEDDLVDTITPGDIIRITGTLKTVRDEQTKLFKNYIYCNYIDALEQEFEELKISEEDEEKIKELAANPDVYNKIINSTAPSIQGYREVKEAIALQLFGGCVKELEDKTRIRGDIHILIVGDPGIGKSQILKYVSKLAPRGIYTSGKGTSGVGLTAAAVKDDLGGWSLEAGALVLADRGNACVDELDKMRSEDRSAIHEALEQQTISIAKAGIMATLNSRCAMLAAANPKFGRFDRYKSVAEQINLPAPILSRFDLIFVVEDKPDADRDRKLASHILNIHQTAEIPFEIDPELLRKYIAYARKQSSPELTDGAIEVLKEFYVGMRGSAEDEDSPVPITARQLEALVRLSEANCKIRLGKEVTSDDAKRAIKLQQDCMRQVGLDPDTGKVDIDKVEGRTPKSERDKIKLIMNIIKELGEEYDGKVPRDIIIEEASAKHNIGEDKAEQIVNKLHQQGMIIESGRNHYRAI from the coding sequence ATGGACACCATAACCGAAAAATCAAAAACATCAGTAGCAAAATTTGAAGAGTTTTTCAGCACACCTGAATGCAAAGAGATTGTTTCTGAAGCGCTCGCCAAGTATCCTGACGAAAGATCTGTAGTAGTGAACTATCTACAGCTCGAGATGTTTGACCCGGACTTGGCGGATTTGCTGATCGAAAAACCAGAAGAGGTTATACAGGCAGCACAAAAGGCAATAAAAAACATAGATACAGCCAGAAAAAATGCGGATTTACAGGTGAGGTTTGAAAATTTAAGTAATGTAATTCCTTTAAGGGACCTAAAAAGTAAATATATCGGTAAATTCGTTGCAGTTGACGGAATTATTAGGAAAGCCAATGAAATCCGTCCGCGAATTGTAAATGCAATGTTTGAATGTCGAAGCTGCATGAGGCTTCATGAAGTTCCTCAAAAAAGCAACATGATAAGCGAACCTGCACTATGTCAAGAGTGTGGTGGCAGATCATTTAGATTAATGCAAGATGAATCTGAATTTATTGATACACAAACAACAAAGCTTCAAGAACCTCTTGAAAACTTATCTGGGGGAGAACAGCCCAGACAGATTAATGTAGTTCTGGAAGATGATCTTGTAGACACCATCACTCCGGGAGACATTATAAGAATTACTGGAACCCTGAAAACTGTTCGAGACGAACAGACAAAACTTTTTAAAAATTATATTTACTGTAACTACATTGATGCACTTGAACAGGAATTTGAAGAACTTAAAATAAGTGAAGAAGACGAAGAGAAAATAAAAGAACTTGCAGCCAATCCTGACGTTTACAATAAGATTATCAATTCAACAGCACCTTCTATACAGGGTTATAGAGAAGTAAAAGAAGCTATAGCTCTCCAATTATTTGGAGGATGTGTAAAAGAGCTTGAAGATAAAACCAGGATCAGGGGAGATATTCACATACTTATTGTTGGTGATCCCGGTATTGGTAAATCTCAAATACTTAAATATGTATCAAAACTGGCACCAAGGGGAATATATACAAGTGGTAAAGGTACAAGTGGTGTAGGACTTACTGCAGCTGCTGTTAAGGACGATCTCGGAGGATGGTCACTTGAAGCAGGTGCATTAGTCTTAGCAGATAGGGGTAATGCTTGCGTAGACGAACTGGATAAAATGAGGTCTGAAGACAGGTCTGCTATACACGAAGCATTAGAACAGCAGACAATAAGTATTGCAAAAGCAGGTATAATGGCAACTTTAAACTCCAGATGTGCAATGCTCGCAGCAGCGAACCCAAAATTTGGAAGATTTGACCGTTATAAATCTGTTGCAGAACAGATAAACCTTCCAGCCCCAATACTTTCAAGGTTCGACCTCATATTTGTTGTGGAAGATAAACCTGATGCTGACAGAGACCGGAAACTGGCAAGCCACATTTTGAACATACATCAAACCGCAGAAATTCCTTTTGAGATTGATCCCGAACTCTTAAGGAAATATATTGCATATGCAAGAAAGCAAAGCAGCCCAGAACTTACTGATGGGGCTATTGAAGTACTTAAAGAGTTTTATGTTGGAATGAGAGGTAGTGCAGAAGATGAGGATTCTCCAGTTCCAATTACAGCTCGTCAGCTGGAAGCATTAGTCCGATTATCAGAGGCAAATTGTAAAATACGCTTAGGAAAAGAAGTTACCTCTGACGACGCAAAAAGGGCCATTAAACTGCAACAAGACTGTATGAGACAAGTTGGTCTTGATCCAGATACTGGTAAAGTTGATATCGACAAAGTAGAAGGACGTACACCTAAATCCGAACGTGATAAAATTAAATTGATTATGAATATAATTAAAGAACTTGGAGAAGAATATGATGGTAAAGTTCCAAGAGACATAATTATAGAAGAAGCATCTGCTAAACATAATATAGGTGAAGATAAAGCTGAGCAAATAGTAAATAAACTGCATCAACAAGGAATGATAATAGAGTCAGGTAGAAATCATTACAGAGCAATTTAA
- a CDS encoding catalase, which yields MDKDEKIDKKSKIEDLEEFREYPEGKGLTTDQGVKVSHTDDSLKAGKRGPTLMEDFHFREKITHFDHERIPERIVHARGAGAHGYFECYESMSEYTMAKFLQEPGKKTPVFVRFSTVAGFRGSADTARDVRGFATKFYTEDGNYDLVGNNIPIFFIQDAIKFPDLIHSVKPEPDNEIPQASTAHDTFYDFVVSAPETTHMIMWALSDRAIPRSYRMMEGFSVNTFRFVNSEGKGRFIKFIWKPLLGVHSLVWDESMKLGGEDPDYHRRDLYDAIDNGDYPEYELYVQMIEEEDEHNFDFDILDPTKHWPEEIIPPKKIGKLVLNRKPDNFFTEVEQVAFCPGNVVPGIDFSNDPLLQGRLFSYIDTQLIRLGGPNFHEIPINRPLAPVHNNQRDGYHRHTINTGKTSYFPNTLGDNCPKPVPREEGGYVHYMEKVEGKKIRDRSDKFKDFYSQARSFYKSMSEPEKQHIISAFHFEVGKVESKEVRQKMVDQFANVDKGLAVAIAKGVGVSPPSDGADSSTADNFPSFSMENTVKDTVKTRKVAILAENGFNYDELVNVKDALKDAGANSEIISMYLGMIKADNGQEIEVDRNYISTASTQFDAVYIPGGKESVDTLKKRGDVIHFVNEAFKHCKAIAAVSEGVDLLTESNITGFSISKGEITSDKGVVTTIDNTHIKNFAKSFIDAVAMHRHWNRETK from the coding sequence ATGGATAAAGATGAAAAAATTGATAAAAAAAGCAAAATTGAAGATTTAGAAGAATTTAGAGAGTATCCTGAAGGAAAAGGACTTACTACCGACCAGGGAGTGAAGGTAAGCCATACTGATGATTCATTAAAAGCAGGAAAAAGAGGACCTACACTGATGGAAGATTTTCATTTCAGGGAGAAAATAACCCATTTTGACCATGAAAGGATACCTGAAAGAATAGTACATGCCAGGGGTGCCGGTGCACATGGTTACTTTGAATGTTATGAGTCAATGTCTGAATATACAATGGCCAAATTCCTTCAAGAACCTGGAAAGAAAACACCAGTATTTGTGAGGTTTTCAACTGTAGCTGGATTTAGAGGTTCAGCAGACACTGCACGAGATGTTAGAGGTTTTGCCACCAAATTTTACACCGAAGATGGTAATTATGACCTTGTAGGCAATAATATACCCATATTTTTCATACAGGATGCCATTAAATTCCCGGACTTAATCCATTCAGTTAAACCAGAACCAGACAATGAAATACCACAGGCATCCACCGCCCATGACACATTTTATGACTTTGTGGTAAGTGCACCTGAGACAACCCATATGATCATGTGGGCATTATCTGACAGGGCAATACCCAGAAGCTACAGGATGATGGAAGGCTTCAGCGTCAACACATTTAGATTCGTGAACAGCGAAGGAAAAGGCAGATTTATCAAATTTATATGGAAACCACTACTTGGAGTGCATTCATTAGTCTGGGACGAGTCCATGAAACTTGGTGGAGAAGATCCAGATTACCACAGGCGCGACCTCTATGATGCAATAGATAATGGCGATTATCCAGAATATGAGCTTTACGTTCAGATGATTGAAGAAGAGGACGAACACAACTTTGATTTTGACATTCTTGACCCCACTAAACACTGGCCTGAAGAAATAATACCCCCTAAAAAGATTGGTAAACTTGTTTTAAATAGAAAACCAGACAATTTCTTCACTGAAGTGGAACAGGTAGCATTTTGCCCCGGAAACGTAGTCCCTGGGATAGACTTTAGTAATGACCCCCTTCTACAGGGCAGGCTCTTTTCATACATTGATACGCAACTTATCAGGTTGGGCGGTCCCAATTTCCACGAAATACCCATAAATAGACCATTAGCACCAGTACACAATAATCAACGCGATGGATATCACCGCCATACAATTAATACGGGTAAAACCAGTTATTTCCCCAATACATTGGGAGATAACTGCCCTAAACCTGTTCCTCGAGAGGAAGGAGGCTATGTCCATTACATGGAGAAAGTGGAAGGTAAAAAAATAAGAGATAGAAGCGATAAATTCAAGGACTTCTACAGTCAAGCTAGATCATTTTATAAAAGCATGTCTGAGCCTGAAAAGCAGCATATTATCAGTGCTTTCCACTTTGAAGTTGGAAAAGTGGAGTCAAAAGAAGTCCGCCAGAAAATGGTGGATCAATTTGCAAATGTAGATAAAGGACTTGCTGTAGCAATTGCAAAAGGAGTTGGTGTTTCACCACCGTCAGACGGTGCAGATTCCAGCACTGCAGACAACTTCCCATCATTCAGTATGGAAAATACAGTAAAAGACACTGTAAAAACCAGGAAAGTTGCCATACTTGCAGAAAACGGTTTCAATTATGATGAATTGGTGAATGTAAAGGACGCCCTTAAGGACGCGGGGGCAAATTCAGAAATCATATCTATGTACCTCGGAATGATCAAAGCGGATAACGGGCAGGAAATTGAAGTTGACAGGAATTACATTTCTACAGCATCTACTCAGTTCGATGCAGTCTACATACCTGGAGGTAAAGAAAGTGTGGACACACTGAAAAAACGCGGCGATGTAATTCATTTTGTAAATGAGGCATTCAAACACTGTAAAGC
- a CDS encoding 60S ribosomal export protein NMD3: protein MFCPNCGKTEEKLFDNLCRSCFLKDVVLAEIPDQIEITICAHCESRLEKGKWHDLEISDEEVILNTLNEHITLNKYAQDVEIDLELILERGSTLEFIVHIKGSVLGEIIEQDYKLNVKINRNVCPECSKYMSGYYEAVIQLRVDNRNPDEEEINSIDMLIADSINKISKKNKMAYIAERVVLKEGIDYYIGSQKVAKRLSNILKNHFGGVIKESPRLMGRDKSAGKDLYRTWISFRIPYFRVNDFIKYGNVLGQVTSIEGKRISVHDLVSQNQTSIQWRDYDKIETVAKKEDINETTVTAKSPNSIQILHPVSYEPLDIDINPEIADVEIGSQVPVIEIEGNVYILGNFKNI, encoded by the coding sequence ATGTTCTGTCCAAATTGTGGAAAAACTGAAGAGAAACTTTTTGATAACCTCTGCAGGTCCTGTTTTTTAAAAGATGTTGTTTTAGCTGAGATTCCTGATCAGATAGAAATAACAATATGTGCCCACTGCGAATCCCGCCTTGAAAAAGGAAAATGGCATGATTTAGAAATATCAGACGAAGAAGTTATACTAAACACATTAAATGAGCATATAACCTTAAACAAATATGCTCAAGACGTTGAAATTGATCTTGAACTGATTTTAGAAAGAGGATCTACCCTTGAATTTATTGTACATATCAAAGGATCTGTTTTAGGGGAAATAATCGAGCAAGACTATAAGTTAAATGTTAAAATCAATAGAAATGTCTGCCCAGAATGCAGTAAATACATGTCAGGATACTATGAGGCTGTAATTCAACTAAGGGTAGATAACAGAAATCCCGACGAAGAAGAGATAAACTCCATTGACATGCTCATTGCAGACAGCATCAATAAAATTTCAAAAAAGAACAAAATGGCATATATAGCAGAGCGCGTCGTGCTTAAAGAAGGAATAGATTACTACATTGGCTCTCAAAAGGTTGCAAAAAGATTATCGAATATCTTGAAGAATCACTTTGGTGGAGTTATTAAAGAATCACCTCGACTAATGGGCCGTGACAAATCCGCTGGAAAAGATCTCTACAGGACATGGATTTCTTTTAGAATACCTTATTTCAGAGTTAATGACTTTATCAAATATGGAAACGTTTTAGGTCAGGTTACAAGCATAGAAGGTAAACGAATTTCAGTCCATGATTTAGTTTCACAAAACCAGACCTCAATCCAGTGGCGTGATTACGATAAAATAGAAACAGTTGCAAAGAAAGAAGACATTAATGAAACAACTGTAACTGCAAAATCTCCAAATTCAATTCAGATACTTCACCCAGTTTCATATGAACCGTTAGATATAGATATAAATCCTGAAATTGCTGATGTTGAAATTGGGTCTCAAGTACCTGTGATTGAAATAGAAGGGAATGTTTATATTTTAGGGAATTTTAAAAATATTTAA
- a CDS encoding tyrosine--tRNA ligase, with the protein MDIDNTIDMIERGTLEIISHDELKEKLQKDSPVAYIGYEPSGKVHLGHAITVKKMIDLQKAGFKIKILLADLHAYLNEKGTLKEIKEIADYMRKCFLAFGLSEETEFILGSSFQTSEEYTCKIYQLALSTTLARAKRSMAQITRHETDHRVAEVIYPLMQVIDMLFLDVDVALGGMEQRKIHMLARENLPKVGSSVPVIIHTPLLHGTDGSEKMSSSKENFIAIDDSPETIKKKIKNSFCPAGEVEGNPIIEIAKHFIYDHKDTMLIERPPKFGGNLELSYNELLESYKDGKLHPLDLKNTVTKELIEILEPVRNYFE; encoded by the coding sequence ATGGACATAGATAATACAATAGACATGATAGAAAGAGGAACACTGGAAATAATATCCCACGATGAACTTAAAGAAAAACTTCAAAAGGATTCTCCTGTAGCTTATATCGGTTATGAACCCTCGGGAAAAGTCCATCTTGGACATGCTATCACCGTTAAAAAGATGATAGACCTGCAGAAAGCAGGGTTCAAAATTAAAATTCTTCTTGCAGACCTTCATGCATATTTAAATGAAAAGGGAACCCTCAAAGAAATTAAGGAAATTGCAGATTACATGAGGAAATGTTTCCTTGCCTTTGGATTAAGTGAAGAAACTGAATTCATTTTGGGTTCCAGTTTCCAAACATCAGAAGAATACACCTGTAAAATATACCAGCTTGCACTTTCAACTACTCTTGCACGTGCAAAACGAAGTATGGCACAGATAACAAGACATGAAACTGATCACCGCGTTGCAGAAGTAATATATCCTCTTATGCAGGTTATAGACATGCTATTTTTAGATGTTGATGTTGCACTTGGTGGAATGGAACAGAGAAAAATACATATGCTTGCAAGGGAAAACCTACCGAAAGTAGGGTCTTCTGTACCAGTTATAATCCACACACCACTTCTCCATGGAACTGACGGCTCTGAAAAGATGTCTTCAAGTAAAGAAAATTTCATAGCCATCGATGATTCTCCTGAAACTATAAAAAAGAAGATTAAAAACAGTTTCTGCCCAGCAGGAGAAGTAGAAGGAAATCCAATAATTGAAATAGCAAAACACTTCATATATGACCATAAAGACACCATGTTAATTGAAAGACCTCCTAAATTTGGAGGAAATCTTGAATTAAGTTACAATGAGCTTTTAGAGTCATATAAAGATGGAAAATTACACCCTCTTGACCTCAAAAATACAGTAACAAAGGAATTAATTGAAATTTTAGAACCTGTAAGGAACTATTTTGAATAG
- the tmk gene encoding dTMP kinase, translating into MYICLEGIDGSGKSTQILLLEEWLNECGFEVMRVFEPTDSDIGRLIRKMLRDPDATSENFQKTLALLFAADRMVLMDEIEAAEQSGKIVISDRSFYSSIVYQNDPSWLYELNKFVKIPDMVILLDLDVETALKRCDGKDSFENKAFLEKIRERYLELARKNDFFVINANNGINKICEDIKKVISPKIGRCI; encoded by the coding sequence ATGTATATATGTTTAGAAGGCATTGATGGGTCGGGAAAATCAACACAGATTCTTCTTCTTGAAGAATGGCTTAATGAATGCGGATTTGAAGTTATGAGGGTTTTTGAACCCACTGATTCTGATATTGGGAGATTAATAAGGAAAATGCTCAGGGATCCTGATGCCACGTCAGAAAATTTCCAGAAAACCCTGGCTCTTTTATTTGCTGCCGACCGCATGGTACTTATGGATGAAATCGAGGCTGCAGAACAATCAGGTAAAATTGTGATAAGTGACAGGTCTTTTTATTCAAGTATTGTTTATCAAAATGACCCTTCATGGCTTTATGAATTAAATAAATTCGTTAAAATACCGGACATGGTAATATTGCTTGATCTGGATGTTGAAACTGCCCTTAAACGGTGTGATGGTAAAGATAGTTTTGAGAATAAGGCTTTTCTTGAAAAAATCAGGGAAAGGTACCTTGAACTTGCTCGGAAGAATGATTTCTTTGTTATAAATGCAAATAATGGGATCAACAAAATCTGTGAGGACATAAAGAAGGTAATCTCTCCTAAAATTGGCAGATGCATCTAG
- a CDS encoding translation initiation factor IF-2 subunit beta, with protein sequence MSDYDKLLDRAIDQLPQKVFETKRFSVPKAYSVIQGNRTIIQNFKDITEALNRDPQHVLKFLLRELGTAGNLEGSRAIMQGKFTHYLINDRIDDYVKRFIMCHECNRPDTKIVREDRVFLLKCEACGAKAPLKTL encoded by the coding sequence ATGAGCGATTACGATAAATTATTAGATAGAGCTATAGACCAGTTACCCCAAAAGGTTTTTGAAACAAAAAGATTTAGCGTCCCTAAAGCATATTCAGTAATTCAGGGAAACAGAACAATTATACAGAATTTTAAAGATATTACAGAAGCATTAAACAGGGACCCCCAGCATGTCCTCAAATTTTTACTTAGAGAATTAGGAACTGCAGGGAATTTAGAAGGAAGCAGAGCTATAATGCAGGGTAAATTTACACACTACCTCATAAATGATAGGATAGACGACTATGTAAAAAGATTTATCATGTGCCACGAGTGTAACAGGCCAGATACCAAAATAGTCCGAGAAGACCGTGTATTTTTACTTAAATGCGAAGCATGTGGTGCTAAAGCTCCACTTAAGACATTATAA
- a CDS encoding U32 family peptidase produces the protein MKIEIPELLAPAGSMESMKAAVNAGADAVYLAGKQFGARHYAANFDNTDLKEAVHYAHLRGVKVYVTVNTLIKDHELPDLAKYLLFLYERGVDAILVQDVGVARIAKELVPDLNLHASTQMTIHNTEGVKWAAEFGFKRVVLAREMKLAEIEEINKNIEPGEIELEIFAHGALCYSYSGQCLLSSFIGGRSGNRGMCAQPCRKPYDLILGGKDGYGRPINTTKVEIMQSIIEHQKSKIFEAKIKEKYLLSTRDLAIYEYLDKISKSSVSSLKIEGRMRSPEYVAVVVSTYRKALDSIKKGRWKPRKKDIDDLKLAFNRDFTGGYLLEKDESSVMSRDRPGNRGVYVGPVTDYKKKDKKAVIEIKNQIIPEKGDGIVFINKDQNKNEYGMVIHESPHIYKNKANFTVQRPLKPGTLVYITRRKSLLDKAQKIISDDKHQIKIDLDIFIENNGSISLQSRFNAPDNVLIDLKLVPDFKMEAAVKKPVTEKIIETQFRKTGGTPFDIKNMNIHYPGGFFAPVSELNKLRRELFEKIEEKLISASCPSKNKMKEAHDKLNKLLPQLDIKANNIKLDKKSISLAVYADDLDILKGAASGKCDRIYFDPFTGNAALNCNSNLNTASTLNLINKAVSICKNTNTELILKFPKITSSYYLSSLNSFLAKAFNSGISGVMTDSIGAAEFMLNLNFQINLFASAGLNIWNYKSVEELQNILKNFTVSPELSKDEIKRLAFNIQTRGIDSNLELLVQGNVESIVSKDCIPHIAGDKVLKNKNAEKSFLGIEDTKNHLFPIRLDNECRTRILNSVELCLVDYMPQISKIGIDTVIIDARGRTQKYAHEMSHIYKKAIEIGAKKDQKSKRELNALKNKVKKISLGGITTGNFLRGVTEQ, from the coding sequence ATGAAAATAGAAATACCAGAACTACTGGCACCTGCAGGATCTATGGAATCCATGAAAGCAGCTGTGAATGCAGGGGCAGATGCCGTATACCTTGCAGGGAAACAGTTTGGGGCACGGCATTATGCAGCTAATTTTGATAACACAGATTTAAAAGAAGCTGTTCATTACGCCCATTTAAGGGGCGTAAAAGTTTATGTAACAGTTAACACTCTCATTAAAGACCATGAACTTCCAGATTTAGCCAAATATTTATTATTTTTATATGAAAGGGGAGTAGATGCAATTTTAGTTCAAGATGTGGGTGTTGCACGTATTGCAAAAGAGCTTGTTCCAGATCTTAACCTCCATGCATCCACACAAATGACAATTCACAACACTGAAGGAGTTAAATGGGCAGCAGAATTTGGATTCAAACGAGTGGTGCTTGCAAGGGAAATGAAACTGGCAGAAATAGAGGAAATCAACAAAAATATTGAACCCGGAGAAATTGAACTTGAAATATTTGCACATGGAGCTCTATGTTACTCCTATTCCGGACAGTGTCTTTTATCTTCATTTATCGGCGGGCGCAGTGGAAACAGGGGTATGTGCGCACAGCCGTGCAGGAAACCATATGATCTAATTTTAGGCGGGAAAGATGGATACGGCAGGCCCATTAATACAACTAAAGTTGAGATAATGCAAAGCATTATCGAACATCAAAAATCAAAGATTTTTGAAGCGAAAATTAAAGAGAAGTATTTATTATCGACACGTGATTTAGCGATTTATGAATATCTTGATAAAATATCAAAATCATCTGTAAGTTCACTCAAAATTGAGGGCAGAATGAGGTCTCCTGAATATGTGGCAGTTGTTGTGAGCACCTACAGAAAAGCACTGGATTCGATTAAAAAAGGAAGATGGAAGCCCAGAAAAAAAGATATTGATGACCTTAAATTAGCATTTAACCGTGATTTTACAGGAGGGTACCTTTTAGAAAAAGACGAAAGTTCAGTAATGAGTCGAGATCGTCCTGGAAACAGAGGAGTTTATGTTGGGCCTGTCACTGATTACAAGAAGAAAGATAAAAAAGCTGTAATTGAAATTAAAAATCAGATTATACCTGAAAAGGGAGACGGCATCGTTTTTATAAATAAAGATCAAAATAAAAACGAGTATGGTATGGTAATACATGAATCTCCACATATTTATAAAAATAAAGCTAATTTCACGGTTCAACGTCCGTTAAAACCTGGAACTTTAGTTTATATAACACGCAGGAAATCACTGCTGGATAAAGCTCAAAAAATAATTAGTGATGATAAACATCAGATAAAAATCGATTTAGATATATTTATAGAAAATAATGGATCTATATCGCTCCAGAGTAGATTTAATGCTCCAGATAATGTTTTAATTGATCTGAAATTAGTTCCTGATTTTAAAATGGAAGCTGCCGTTAAAAAACCCGTAACTGAAAAAATAATTGAAACCCAGTTTAGAAAAACTGGTGGCACCCCCTTTGATATAAAAAATATGAATATACATTATCCCGGAGGCTTTTTTGCACCAGTCAGTGAATTAAACAAGCTCCGCCGGGAACTATTTGAAAAAATAGAAGAAAAATTAATTTCAGCATCCTGTCCAAGTAAAAATAAAATGAAAGAAGCGCATGATAAATTGAACAAGTTGCTCCCTCAACTGGACATAAAAGCAAATAATATTAAACTAGATAAAAAATCAATTAGTTTAGCTGTATATGCCGACGATCTAGATATCCTAAAAGGTGCCGCCAGTGGGAAATGCGATAGAATTTATTTTGACCCATTTACAGGGAATGCTGCATTGAACTGCAACTCTAATTTAAATACCGCATCAACCTTAAATTTAATCAATAAAGCTGTGTCGATCTGTAAAAATACAAATACTGAACTAATCTTAAAATTTCCCAAAATTACTTCAAGCTATTACTTATCCTCTTTAAATTCTTTTTTAGCTAAAGCTTTTAATTCAGGGATTAGTGGAGTTATGACCGATTCTATTGGAGCTGCAGAATTTATGTTAAATCTCAATTTTCAGATTAATCTTTTTGCATCTGCAGGACTTAATATATGGAATTATAAATCAGTTGAAGAACTGCAAAACATTCTTAAGAATTTTACTGTATCTCCTGAGCTTTCAAAAGATGAGATTAAAAGGCTTGCTTTCAATATTCAAACTAGAGGAATTGATTCAAATTTAGAACTTTTAGTACAGGGAAATGTGGAATCTATAGTTTCTAAAGACTGCATTCCCCATATTGCAGGAGATAAAGTTCTTAAAAATAAAAATGCTGAAAAATCATTTCTGGGAATTGAAGATACTAAAAACCATTTATTCCCAATAAGATTGGATAATGAATGCAGAACCCGCATTTTAAACTCAGTGGAGTTGTGCCTGGTAGACTATATGCCCCAAATTTCTAAAATTGGCATTGATACAGTTATAATCGATGCAAGAGGCAGAACACAAAAATATGCCCATGAGATGAGCCATATTTATAAAAAAGCCATTGAGATCGGGGCTAAGAAGGACCAAAAATCAAAACGTGAACTTAATGCTTTAAAAAATAAGGTTAAAAAGATCTCTTTAGGTGGAATAACAACTGGAAACTTCCTCAGAGGAGTTACAGAACAGTAA